A genomic window from Sebastes fasciatus isolate fSebFas1 unplaced genomic scaffold, fSebFas1.pri Scaffold_48, whole genome shotgun sequence includes:
- the foxa1 gene encoding hepatocyte nuclear factor 3-alpha, producing the protein MLGTVKMEGHEAPDWSGYYSEEVYSPMAGGGMGSGLGMGSMSGYMSSSGTTSGSFNMSYSGTGLSPAPVGGMGGPAPGAMSGLGGGVASMGGTLSPSGMSSVSAQQASMGLNPYGGMSPTMSPSMAYGGGGGLNRGRDNKAFRRSYPHAKPPYSYISLITMAIQQAPSKMLTLSEIYQWIMDLFPYYRQNQQRWQNSIRHSLSFNDCFVKVSRSPDKPGKGSYWTLHPDSGNMFENGCYLRRQKRFKCEKKMPTKSEGRKEQGGGASPSGDSIKPPGLLDSSSLPSSSQASSPPGLDLRGGVGGPSDLKVSGSQLLSSLSLPPHSMAHESQLHLKGDPHYSFNHPFSINNLMSSSEQQHKLDLKAYEALQYSYSAGGGAGLGGRTMEPLEASYYQGVYPRPLLNTS; encoded by the coding sequence GTGTACTCTCCGATGGCGGGCGGCGGGATGGGTTCTGGTCTCGGGATGGGCTCCATGTCGGGCTACATGTCCAGCAGCGGGACCACGTCGGGCTCCTTCAACATGTCGTACAGCGGGACGGGTCTGAGCCCCGCCCCAGTCGGGGGGATGGGTGGCCCGGCCCCGGGGGCCATGTCGGGTCTGGGCGGAGGCGTGGCCTCGATGGGCGGGACTTTGAGCCCGTCCGGTATGAGCTCAGTGTCGGCCCAACAGGCCTCGATGGGTCTGAACCCGTACGGGGGCATGAGTCCCACCATGAGCCCCAGCATGGCGtacggcggcggcggcgggctAAATCGTGGCCGCGACAACAAGGCATTCAGGCGGAGCTACCCACACGCCAAACCTCCCTACTCCTACATCTCACTCATCACCATGGCGATCCAGCAGGCGCCCAGCAAAATGCTGACGCTGAGCGAGATCTACCAGTGGATCATGGACCTGTTTCCGTACTACCGGCAGAACCAGCAGCGCTGGCAGAACTCCATCCGGCACTCGCTGTCCTTTAACGACTGCTTCGTCAAGGTGTCGCGCTCGCCGGACAAACCGGGGAAGGGCTCGTACTGGACCCTGCACCCGGACTCCGGGAACATGTTTGAGAACGGCTGCTACCTGCGCCGCCAGAAGAGGTTCAAGTGCGAGAAAAAGATGCCGACGAAATCAGAGGGCAGGAAGGAGCAGGGGGGAGGAGCGTCTCCCTCTGGGGACTCCATCAAACCGCCAGGACTCCTGGACTCCTCCTCCCTGCCCTCCTCCAGCCAGGCATCCTCACCTCCCGGTCTGGACCTGCGGGGAGGCGTCGGCGGGCCGTCGGACCTGAAGGTGTCCGGCTCCCAGCTGCTGTCCTCCCTGTCGTTACCCCCCCACTCCATGGCGCATGAGTCCCAGCTGCACCTCAAAGGAGACCCCCACTACTCCTTCAACCACCCGTTCTCCATCAATAATTTAATGTCGTCCTCAGAGCAGCAGCACAAACTGGACCTGAAGGCCTACGAGGCGCTGCAGTACTCCTACAGCGCTGGGGGGGGCGCCGGCCTCGGAGGGAGGACCATGGAGCCGCTGGAGGCCTCCTACTACCAGGGGGTGTATCCCAGACCGCTCCTCAACACCTCGTAG